CGGTGATCACCGGCAGCCGCTGGCCGGGTGCAGCGTTGTAGCGGGGCGAGAACTCCTCCTCGAGGGTTGCGTCGAATCGTTCCTCGAGGTCGTCGGACTCGAGGGTGAGAGTGTACCGGCCGCACATGGGCGAAGTTTCGTGCTCCTCGGTCAAACGGATTCCGCTCGGCCCACGAAATGTACAGTTGTATTTCTGGAGGCTTATTGCACCCTCAGTCGATAGATTCCTCGCGTGCATTGATCGGTCCAAAGACATATACACACAACTCTAATTTCTGGAATCAATGGTCGGGTTAGAACGAGGAACCGTCGAACTGGAGCCGTATCGAAAAGAATGGGTGGACCTCTACGAAGAGGAAGCAGAGCGACTACAGAATATTGCGAATGACTGGTTCCTCGATTTCGAACACATCGGTAGTACCGCCATCGAGGGGATGCTGGCGAAGCCGATAATCGATATCCTCGCCGTCGTCGAAACACTAGACGAAACGGAAGACCTCATATCCAGACTCGAAGACCATAAGTACGAATATCGCCCTGAAGACGTAGAAGGACGGCTCTTTTTCGCCAAAGGGCCACACACGAACCGCACGTACTACCTTTCGGTTACGGAGCGAGGAAGCGACTTCTACGAAGAGAAAATCGCCTTCAGAGATTATCTCCGCGACCATCCAGAAATCGCTGCCCAGTACTCTTCACTGAAGAAACGATTGGCCGAAACGTACCCCGAGAACAGAGAGCAGTATACCGCCGCGAAAGGCGACTTTATTCAGGACGTTCTCGAACGAGCGATGAATAGCTAATCGCGTTGCTCGCGACACTTCCGAGTGTTAAGTACGAAAACGCCAGGACTGGGATTTGAACCCAGAATCCCAAAGGGAACACGCTTTCCAGGCGTGCGCCTTACCGTTCGGCCATCCTGGCTCGAGTAAACGTAACCACGTCGGTCGTTTAACTCTTACTTTTACTGTCGCCGCCGTGTGACTCGGTTTCGTCCGCCACGCGGCGTGCCGACCACGCGGCGATCCGGTGCTCGAGGGCGTACGCACTCACTGCCGTTGCCGCACCCACGAGGACGGCGACGGCACCGCCCTGCGTGATCGTCACCAGTGGCTCGACGACCAGGGCGTAGCCCTGGACCAGCACCAGAAACGCCATGAAGCCGACCGCGCCCCACAGGAGTGCAGATTTGGTGCGTGGCTCCATCGGTCGGCGTTACTCGACGGTCGCGATCGCTTCGATTTCGACGCCGACGCCCTTGGGGAGTGCGGCGACCTCGACGGCGCTACGGGCCGGGGGTTCGTCGTCGAAGTAGCTACCATAGGTCTCGTTCATCTCGTCGAAGTCCTCGATGTCGTCGAGGAAGACGCTCACCTTGAGCACGTCGTCGATGCTCGCACCTTCTTCCTCGAGGATGGCGGTGAGGTTGTCCAGGGCCTGTTCGGTCTGGGTCGCGATGGACTCGTCGTCGAGCAGGTCACCGTCGGGCGTCATCGGAATCTGGCCGGCGGTGAACATGACGTCGCCGTTGGTCGTCGCCTGGCTGTACGCGCCGACGGCTGCGGGAGCCTCGTCGGTTTCGATGATTCGTTTCATACACGGGATGACTCTCCAACACGTCTTAAAACCAGACGAAATCCAGTGCCAGGGTTAGATCGTCGAACATTCGCAAGCGGTTACCGAACTCGGTTGTCGTTTTGTCTCACCCGTGTTCCCTGTCGGAAAACGCCCGTCTGGGTTTATATGCAGGTCGTGAGCAGTGTCGGTAATGCGATGGCTCCCGCTCGCGCGCGAGGAGTGTAAAGCCCTGCTCTCTACCAAGGGCGTCTGGCTGCTCGCGCTCGCGCTTCCGCTCTGGACGTATCGACCGGATTACACCGCCTGGGCGGAACTCGGTCCCGACATGACGATCGGGTTCGTCCAGTACAGTGCCGCGTTTCTGCTTCCGATCGCCGCGATCGCACTCGGATATCAGACGATCGTCGGCGAACGAACGTCCGGAAGCCTGCAGTTCGTCCTCGGACTCCCTCTCACGCGCGGTGACGTCCTTCTGGGGAAGCTCGTCGGGCTGACAGTCGGCATCGCGATCCCGATGCTGCTTGCACTCGGCCTCGTCACGCTCGTCGGCGTCGTCCGATTCGGCCTGTTCTCTCCACTGCGGTATCTCGCCGTAATTCTCGTCACGCTGGCGTATCTCGCGGTGCTCGTCTCGATCGTCGTTAGTGTCTCGGCATTGGCTGGCCGTGCGGCTACTGCTGCCGTGACGCTGTTCGTCGGCCTCTTCCTGCTACTCGAGTTTCTCTGGCAGATGCTATCACCGATGCTGTACTCGCGGCTCACGGGCACCCCTGTCGATCCGTACGATCCACCGGCAGAGGGTGGACTGTTTCTTCTGGATCGCCTCTCGCCGGGCGGGGCGTACAACACTGTCACGAACGGGATTTTAGACACCGGCAACTCCGCGTGGCACTACTCGAGCGTCCTGAGCGAAATACAACCTAACGTCTCGTCGAACGCGCTCGTCGTCGATACCGCGTTCGACCCGGGGACCGTCCCGCTGTATCTCCACGAAGCGGGTGGCCTGGTTATCCTCGCCGCCTGGGGGCTGGTACCGCTTGGAATCGCCTACCTCCGTTTCGATCGCGGTGATCTCGTATGAGTTCGAACGACCTCGACCCGGCCATCGACACCGATCGACTGACGAAACGCTACGGCTCCAAGGCAGCCATCGAAGATCTCTCGCTCACCGTCGAATCGGGCGAAATCTACGGCTTCCTCGGGCCGAACGGTGCCGGCAAGTCGACGACGATCAACCTCCTGATGGACTACGCGCGCCCGACGGAAGGTTCGTGTCGCGTCCTCGGGATGAATCCCCGCGACGACGTCGTCTCGGTCCACCAGCAGGTCGGCATCCTGCCGGACGGCTTCAGCGTCTACGAGAACCGGACCGGCCACGACCACCTGCGGCTTGTCATCGACACGAAACGGGCCGACGACGACCCGGAACGCCTGCTCGAGCGCGTCGGCCTCGCGGATGCGATCGACGACAAGGCGGGGAGCTACTCCCGCGGGATGCGCCAGCGACTCGCGCTCGCGATGGCACTGGTCGGCGAACCGGACCTGCTGATTCTCGACGAGCCGTTCTCGGGGCTCGATCCCCACGGCGTCCGGACGGTCCGCGAGATCGCACACGCGGAGAACGACCGCGGCGCGACCGTCTTCTTCTCGAGTCACGTCCTCGGGCAGGTCGAACTCGTCTGCGATCGGATCGGCATCCTCCACGAGGGTCGACTCGTCGCGGAGGGAACGGTCGAGGAACTGCGAGCGAACGCACCCGTTGCGACGGAACTCGAGTTAACGATCGATGGCGATTCCGATCGGGCACGCCGGACGGCGGCCGCAGTCGACGGCGTTACCGACGCGTTCCTGGACTCGCCGACAGATGCTTCGTCCGACGCCGATACTGCTGGCGGTCGACTGACCGAAACAGCGGCCGAGTCGATGACCGTCCACCTCGAGTCGCCGGAGCGACGCGAAGCAGTCGTCGCCGCGATCGAGGACGCCGGCATCCGCGTCGAGCGAACGAGCGTCGACGAGCCGTCGGTCGAGTCGCTGTTCGTCGCGTACACCGACGACGGATCGAACGGAGGTGACCGAGAATGAACGGCGACGACCCCTCCCGTGGCCCGTCCATTCGTCGCCGTACGCTGCTCGGCGTCGTCGCCGGCTCGACTACCGCCCTCGCGGGCTGTATGGCCGACTCCGAGTACGAGATCGGCGCTGTCGAGACCCACTCGAGTCCGGACGAGTTGCTCTCGTTCGATCTGGACGTACTGGATCCGGAGATCCGGGTCGATTCACCCGGCGTGATCGAACTTACTACCGAGAACGACGGTGACGAGCAACTCGAGATCGCGAGTCGAGGCGTTCGACCGTACGGTATCCTCGAGTTACGTGGTGAGCCGGAGGGGTATCCGGGCGAAGCACGGATCCGCCTGTGGAGCGACGAGTACGAGGAAAGCGACCACGTCGACGTCCGTCCCAGCGGGATGGGTCTCGACGGTGAGGAACTCATCATGACGCTTTCACCCGGCGAAACGACGTCGTTCGCGTACGAGATTCACGGCGACGATATCGGGCCGACCGGCACGTACGAACTCGCCGCTGGGCTCGGCAACGAGGATATCGTCACGTATCGACGTCCGGACGGGACGAACGACGAGGAGACGGGAACTGGCGAGTCCGAGAACGAGGAAAACGAGGAGGACGGGAGCAGGGTGGCTGGAACTGGCGTTACTCCTCGAATCGAAGTCACGGTCGACTCTCGGAGTCGGATTCCGTTCCGCTGAGTCGTGTTAGGCCAGTACGTCGACCTCGTAGCCGGCCTCCCGGAGGTCGGCGAGGAACTCCTCGACGTGTTCGGGGCCGCGCATCTCGAGTTCGATCTCGACTTCGGCGTCGTTCAGTTCGACGCCGCGGGAGGTCCGGTCGTGGTGGATCGCGTAGATGTTCGCCTGGTGAGCGGTAAAGATATCGAGCAGTCCTTCCAGGGCACCCGGCTGGTCGGTCAGGACGGTCCGGATCTTCAGGTAGCGGCCGGTCTCGAGCAGTCCGCGGACGATGACGTTGCTGAGCGTGTTGAGGTCGATGTTGCCGCCACAGATCGCCGGGACGATCGTCTCGTCCTCGTCGTAGTCGAACCTCTCGAAGAGGACGGCTGCGAGCGGGACCGCGCCCGCACCCTCGACGACCGTCTTCGAGCGCTCGAGCAGGTGGACGATGGTCATGGCGATTTCGGGATCGGAGACGGTGACGACCTCGTCGACGCGCTCCTGAATGTGCGGGAACGTCTGCTCGCCGACGCTGCGGGTGGCGATCCCGTCGGCGATCGTGTCCACCCCGTCTATCGTCACTCGCTCGCCTTTCTCGAGGGAGGGGGCGGCACTGGAAGCACCCTCGGCCTGGACGCCGACGACGCGTACGTCGGGCTTTTTCCCCTTGATCGCCGTCGCGATCCCGCTGATGAGGCCGCCACCGCCGATCGGAACGACGACGGTCTCGACGTCCGGACAGTCCTCTAGAATCTCGAGGCCGATCGTCCCCTGGCCGGCCATCACGTCCTCGTCGTCGAAGGCGTGGAGGTAGGTCATCCCCTCCTCGCGTTCGATCTCGTGGGCGCGCTCTGCGGCCTCGTTGTAGTCGCTGCCCTCGAGGACGACCTCCGCGCCGTAGTTTCTGGTCGCTTTCACCTTCGAGATCGGCGCGTGTTTGGGCATGACGATCGTTGAGTCGACGCCCGCGCGACTGGCTGCGAGTGCGACGCCCTGGGCGTGGTTGCCCGCGCTCGCGGTGACGACGCCGGCTTCTTTCTGCTCTTCGGAGAGCGTCGCGATCCTGTTCGTCGCGCCACGGATCTTGAAGGCGCCCGTCCGCTGGAAGTTCTCCAGTTTCAGGTGGACCTCCGCGCCGGTCATCGAAGAGTAGGTGTGTGAGTAGTCCAGTGGCGTGTGCCGGGCAGTCTCCCGTACCCGTTCGCGTGCTTCGAGAACGTCCGAGAGTTCGATCATACGTCCGACTATTCGCCGGGTCTCGTAATATTGTTGGGATCACATCCGGATAGTCCAGCCGGTATGGATGTTATGACAGGAAAGTGCTGCCGGGTGCAGGCAGCACGACAGGGAATACACGGCGTGTGACGTGCGACTGTAGACGGGAACGGAGAGACCATAAAACCCACCCCTCCGGACCGAAAGTGAAAGTGCAAGAAGGCGCCGGGATGAAACCTCCGTCAGACGGTCGACAGACGATCGACTGACGGTCGTCATTCGCGACTCGATAGCACGATTTCGTCCTCGCGAACCACGCGACGAACCCGCTCGAGGAGGGGACCATCACCCGGCCAGTCGATCCGGTCGTCGACTCCGAGACGGGCCGGATCGCCGACGTAGACGAAGGCTTCGTCGTCACGCCCGGAATACGGGACCGTAACCCGAACGTATAGTCCGTCTTCGACCCCCTCGTATCGATCCAGGCGCTCGAGTCCCACCTCGTCGACCGCCAGTACCCGTCCGTCGACGCTTCCACCCGGTGCAAGCGTCGGATAGCGGCCGTCGACGCGGTGTACCCCCTCGAGCGTGGCCGTCTCCTCGAGAGCGTACTCCGCTGTTGGATGCCCCTCGAGGACGGTCTGGACCCGGTCGGGATCGGTCAGTGTTCCGTAGACGAAGACGTACACGCGCGTTCGTCGGACGGCCGGTTACTTTTGTTCGACGATGTTTCGGTGGTCTCCCGGGCCATCATTCGGCGGCCGTTAATTCACTCTCTAATACACAAAACATTTATAATATCTCTCGAGACACAGGTTCATGAATCGCGAGCTAGCCCTGAGTGGTGCCGCGTTCGTCGTCGTGGCCCTTGCACTCGCGACGCTTGCCCTCTCCGGTGCGGTCGCCGACCCCGCAGAACCCGATACGGCGGCCGAACTCGACGGTCACGCGTCGCTGCTCGAGGTAACGATCGCTGCCGACGAGGTGTCGGGCGAGACGGTTGCACTCGAGGTCGACAGCCACCTCCAGCACCACGGCGGCCCGGTATCGAACGTGACGATCGTCCATCGAGCCACCGATACGGAAACGGGACTCGTCGAGGAGACGACCGACCACGAGGTCGGCACGCTCGATGGCGAAGTCGAGACGACGGCTACTGCGACAGTCGACGTTCCTCGAGACGGATCGTACGAGGTCGAGACGTTCGTCTACGTCGACGGGACACGGACGGAATCGACCAGCCACCGCGTCTCCGGCGTCGACGCGCTGACGCCGGCCTACGCCGATAGCTCCGTCGAGTTCCACCGCTTCGGCGACGGGGGCGTACTCGCCGACGTCCCCGCGATCGAGTACTCGGTCGCGGACGCGAGCGACGGTGGGGCGACTCTCGAGGTGACGAGCTATCTCACGAACGAGGGCGACGAGAGAGCCACCGATCTCGAGGTCGAGTTGAAGGCTCGGCAGGCCGGTTCGAACGTCGTCGCGGACGCCAGCACGGTCTCCGTGCCGGCGGTTCAGCCCGGCGAGACCGTCACGCCAGCGGCCGAACTCGAGGTCTCCGACGAGTACGAGTACTACCTCGATGCCGTCCTCTGGCTCGACGGGACGATCGTCGAGACCGACCGGGCACTCGCCGACCTGCGTCCGGACGGCGAGGACGGCGAGTCGTCGTTCGAGACGGCCGACTTCGAGGACGACGACGGCGGATTCGAGACGGTCGAAGAGGACGCCGGACCCACCAGAGGACCGGTAGACGACGACGGCGCCGGCGACGACGTAGCGGACCAGGGTGACGGAACGCCCGGCTTCAGCATCGTTCTCACGACGATTGCAGTGATCGCGGCGATAGTTGCGCTCGCAGTGACACGAACCAGAAAGCCATGACCGATACGACACCACCAGCAGAGACGACCGAATCGACCACGGAATCGTTCACCGACGCCGAGCAGCTACCGGACGAACCGCCGGAACCGATCGACGAGGACGGCGGCGTCGCCCTCGAGCCGACGAGGGTCAGGCGATACCTCGCCTGGGGCGGGCTCGCCGTCTGTTCGCTCCTCGCGCTCGTCGCGACAGTCCAGTTCTACGGGAGCGTCACGTCTGCGATCGATCTCTGGGTGGCCGATCGCTACCAGCCGCTGATGCAGGCGGCGTTCAACCTCGTCGTGTTGCTCGGCTCGCTCGTCGGCATCTCGCTCGTCGTCCGAGAACTCAGCTGAATCGAAAAAAGCCGAACCGAGAACTGTTTTATCGATCCTCGAGCGGGACGAACTCCTCGCTCTCGGGACCCGTGTAACGTCCGCGTGGGCGAATGAGACGATTATCCTCCTGGTACTCGAGGACGTGGGCGATCCAGCCGCCGGCGCGACTCATCGCGAAGATGGGCGTATACATGTCGAACGGGATGCCCAGCTGATAGTAGACCGAGCCGGAGTAGAAGTCGACGTTCGGGGCGATGCCCTTCTCGACGAGGCCTTTCTCTTCGGTGAGGTAGTCTTCGATCGTCGTCGTGATGTCGTACCACTTGTCGTCGCCGTTCGCGGCGAGTTCCTCGAGTCGGCTCTGGAGGATCTTCGCGCGTGGGTCCTTGACGTTGTAGACGCGGTGGCCGAAGCCGGGGATGCGTCGACCTGCGTCGGTAGCCTCTTCGACCCACTCGAGCGGGTCCTTGCCGCTGTCGTCGATCTCTATCAGCACTTCCATGACGTCCTGGTTCGCGCCGCCGTGGAGCGGCCCGGAGAGTGCTGCGACGCCGCCGGTGACGGCGCTGTAGATGTCGGCCATCGTCGAGCCGATCACCATCGAGGTAAACGTCGAGGCGTTGAGTCCGTGGTCGGCGTGCAGGATGAGTGCCTGGTCGAAGGTTTCGGCGGCGACGTCGTCCGGCTGTTCGCCGGTCAGCATGTAGAGGAAGTTTGCGGCGAGTCCAAGGTCGGGGTCGGGATCGACCGGCTCCTCGCCGAGCCGATAGCGTTCGAAAGCCGCGAGCGCGGTCGGGATTTTGGCGGTGATGCGTCGACCTTTGCGAAGCGTCGCCTCGAGGTCGTCCGGATCGACGTCGGCTTCGGGTTCGTAGGCCGAGAACATCGAGACTGCGGTCCGGAGCGCGGCCATCGGCCGTTCGTCGGCGTCGGCGAGTCGCTCCATCGTCGCGAGCACGTCGTCGTCGACCTCGCGTTCGGTCGCCATCGCGTCGGCAAACTCCGTGAGTTCGTCTTCCGTCGGGAGCTGGCCGTGCCAGAGAAGATAGAGGACTTCCTCGTAACTCGCGCCGCGGGCGAGTTCCTCGATAGGATACCCTCGATAGATCAGGCGCCCTTCGTCACCGTCGATCGAGCTCAGATCGGACTCTGCGACCAGAACACCCTCCAGCCCTTTCTTGAGGTCGTTTGCCATGATTTTACCTTTCCGTCGCCCATGGAAAAGCATTATCGTTTCCCTCGTCGGCTGGGATGAACACCGGTGGTACGTCGGGTTCGGACAGCGAACGCTCGCCAAGTGTACGTCGGTCGGTCGACGAAAATGTATAGTAGCCACTGCAAGTCAATGCACACCTGATCGCACGACAGCTGTGCGATCAGGTGTAAATAGTTGCAGTTGTTACTATAGTTCAGCCGAGTGATCCGGGAAAGCGGGACGACGGCTACTTCTGTCGGCCGTTGATTCCCGCAGCCGCGTTCTGGATCTTCTCGAGCGGCGACGATTCACCGACGGCTGCCTGGGTGAGATAGAGGAACGTCGCGATGGCGAGTGCGCCGAGCTGGAAGTACAGCTCCGGATGCACCATCACCATAACGCCGAGCCCGAAGAAGAACCCTCGGAGCGCGTACGCCGGCCACCTGTCGAGGTCGAACCGGTAGTTCAGTCCGTGGATGATTACAAGCGAGCCCAGCAGGACGATGAATCCAGTGAGCAGGACGCTGGTTCCGAACTCACCACCGTGGTCGACGATTTCGGGGTGGTAGATGAAGGAGAACGGCAGGACGAACAGTGGCGCGGAGATCTTGATCGCCTCGAAACAGGTCCGCCAGAAGTTCGAGCCGGCGATCCCGGTCGCCACCGCGACACACGTCGCGATCGGCGGTGTCAGCCCCGCCAGGATCGCTGCGTAGAACACGAAGAAGTGGCCGGCGAACTCGGGCAGGAAGAACTGGTTGACCAGCGTCGGCGCGATCAGGATCGCGACGATCGTGTACGCGGCCGTCGTCGGCATCCCCAGCCCGAGGATGATACAGATGACCATCGCCATCAGCGCCGCGATGATCAACACGCCACCCGAGAGATCCATCAGGGTCAACGAGAGCGCGCCCGGGACGCCGGTCGCCATCAGGATGTCGACGACGCCGTTGATCGCCGCCAGGATGACAGCAACCGGCGCGAGGACGACGACCCCCTCGCGGAACCCGTTGAACGTCTGTTTGAGGCCGCCGACGAACGCCCAGAACGCCCGGCGGACGTCCGCACTGTCGTACACTTCTTTGGCCACCGGAACGGTGATTCCGAGCACTGCCATACTGACGACAGTCCAGAACGCCGAGGTACCGACGGTGAACTGGAGAATACCCAACAGGTAGACGAGCAGGATCAGCGGAATACCGAACTTGAGCCCCTCGAGTGCCAGTTCGAGCGTCTCGAGTTTTTCGTCGAAGATTTCGTCCATGTTCGGCTCCTCGATCTGTGGGGCGGCCGCGTAGTGGACGGCGACGAAGATGACGACCATCAGGATCGCCGCGGGAATGAGTCCGGCGACGATGACGTCGAAGTACGACGAACCCGGAACGAACTGAGCCATGACGAACGCGCCAGCGCCCATGACGGGCGGGAGCACCTGCCCGGAGGTCGAAGCGACGGATTCGATTCCGCCGGCCGTCGCGGGCTTGACGCCGCTCTTTTTCATCATCGGGATCGTAAAGGAGCCGGTCATGCCGGCGTTTGCGGTCTGGCTGCCGTTGACCGAGCCGATGACGGCACTCGCGATCACTGCCGTCTGTGCGACGCCGGAGTCGAGGTACTTCCCGGTGCGCGTCGCCGCACGAAGAATCAGGTCGAACGCGCCGTAGGCTTTCAGCATTCCTGCATACAGCAAGAACAGCGCGATCCACGCTGCCGTCAGCTGGGTCAGGAAGCCGAAGAAGCCGTCCATCGTCATCACGAGGATTCGGAACAGCCGATCGAAGCCGATCCCGGTGTGTCCGAGCGTTCCGGGAATGAGGTAGCCGAAATAGCCGTATGCGATTCCAGCGAGCAAGACTGCGAGGAACGTGATACCGAAGGCTCGCCACGTGATGTAGATCATCACGAGCGTAAACAGGAGGGCCACTACGAGCTCCGGTTGCGTGATATACCCTCGCTGGGTGAGCTCGAGCGCGTTGACGTAAGCGTAGGCCGTGGTCGGGACTGTCAGGAGGATGACGACGAGCAACAGGCCTGTATCTCCCAGATTGTCACGCGAGAACAGTGCCTTGAGATCGGTGAGGAAGAACCGATTCCCGCCGTCGACGCGGTTTATCATCTCGTAGAACGCGTACAGCACGATGATTCCGCCGAGGAATCCTGCACCGAATCGTGCACGTGAGGGAGCACTCCCGGTAACCGCACCCCGGAGGTACGCCATCCACATGATGTACCCCCAGAATACGATCGAAAAGACTGCGAGGAAATTCCAGAGCGTCGCCTTCTCTTTGAGGCTTTCTTTCGAGAAACTCTCCCGGAGGACGTCTCTGATTGGGCGGTCTGCGAGCGTTTCGTCTACGTCGGTGACGTCCGCCTCGTCGTCCGAGAGGTCGATCGAGTCGTCGTCGGTATTTGTCGGTGGTTCGTCGTCCATTGTTACCTGGTCCCGCTATACAAGCGAGTCGTTAGCATATGGGTCGCGCTCGAAACAGTAAGAATCTATTCTTTCGTGCGTTACTCGGCGTCGGCTTCGCCCACGCTCCAGCTGTCGTCCCAGACGTCGTTGTCCTGGAAGAACTCGGCTGCACCTGGGTGAACGTCGACGTCTTCCATGACCGCGTCGGTCATCACTGCTGGATCGTCGTAGTCGAGCGTCGTCGGGTCCGACTCGCGCATCGTGTCGTGGTGCTCGTGTGCGACTCGCAGCATTTCGTAGACGGCGTCTGGGTGGACGTCGGGGCCGAACGCCCACTGTCCCTGCAGCGCCCAGAAGTCGACTTCGTCGACGCCGAGTTCGCTGGTGACGTCCTGTTCGTAGCCGTACGGCTCCTTCCGGACGTGGCTCGCACCGTCCATCGACTCGATGGACTCGACGAACTGGTCGTCGGCCTCGATGGCGTAGAGGTCGCCGCCACTGCGGACGTCGACTTCCTGACACCAGCCGGAGAGGTCGACGCCGTTCGAGCCGTAGAGTGCGAGCGCGTCGACACGCCCCTCCTCGACGGCACCGGGGATGTCGTCGGTGTCCTCGTTGTTGATGTCGTTTTCGTCCCAGATGCCGTCCTCGCGGAGGAGCTGTTCGGTCAGCAGTCGGGTACCGAACCCGGGTTCGATTGGGTAGATCGTGTAGCCGCCGTCACGGAGGTCGGCCGTCGACTCGATGCCGGAGCCGTCCATCGCCACCCAGTGCATCTCGAGACTCGTGAACAGGAATCCCTGCATGGGCAGGTCGTCGACTGGGTTGTCGGCGAAGTCTTCTTCTCCGTTGAGCGCGGCCGCCCACGAGTTGTTGTCGACGCCGATAGTGCTGAACTCGTCTTCGTCGTACTCGTACAGGTTCGCGGTCCAGCCTTCGGTCACCTGCACGTCGACCGATAGTTCGTCGCTGTGTTCCTGTGCGGCACGAGCAAGGGCCTGACCCGCTGCCTGCGTCGAGCTTCCACTCGCGGTTCCGGCAATCGTGATCGTGTGTCCGTCATCGTCACCGAGACAGCCGGCGACGCCGACGACGCCCATTGCTGCTGCACCTTTCAGGAAGTTCCGTCTCCCCTGTGTTCCATTACCAGGCATG
This region of Natronobacterium texcoconense genomic DNA includes:
- a CDS encoding gamma-glutamylcyclotransferase family protein, whose protein sequence is MYVFVYGTLTDPDRVQTVLEGHPTAEYALEETATLEGVHRVDGRYPTLAPGGSVDGRVLAVDEVGLERLDRYEGVEDGLYVRVTVPYSGRDDEAFVYVGDPARLGVDDRIDWPGDGPLLERVRRVVREDEIVLSSRE
- a CDS encoding ABC transporter permease subunit, translating into MRWLPLAREECKALLSTKGVWLLALALPLWTYRPDYTAWAELGPDMTIGFVQYSAAFLLPIAAIALGYQTIVGERTSGSLQFVLGLPLTRGDVLLGKLVGLTVGIAIPMLLALGLVTLVGVVRFGLFSPLRYLAVILVTLAYLAVLVSIVVSVSALAGRAATAAVTLFVGLFLLLEFLWQMLSPMLYSRLTGTPVDPYDPPAEGGLFLLDRLSPGGAYNTVTNGILDTGNSAWHYSSVLSEIQPNVSSNALVVDTAFDPGTVPLYLHEAGGLVILAAWGLVPLGIAYLRFDRGDLV
- the citZ gene encoding citrate synthase, which produces MANDLKKGLEGVLVAESDLSSIDGDEGRLIYRGYPIEELARGASYEEVLYLLWHGQLPTEDELTEFADAMATEREVDDDVLATMERLADADERPMAALRTAVSMFSAYEPEADVDPDDLEATLRKGRRITAKIPTALAAFERYRLGEEPVDPDPDLGLAANFLYMLTGEQPDDVAAETFDQALILHADHGLNASTFTSMVIGSTMADIYSAVTGGVAALSGPLHGGANQDVMEVLIEIDDSGKDPLEWVEEATDAGRRIPGFGHRVYNVKDPRAKILQSRLEELAANGDDKWYDITTTIEDYLTEEKGLVEKGIAPNVDFYSGSVYYQLGIPFDMYTPIFAMSRAGGWIAHVLEYQEDNRLIRPRGRYTGPESEEFVPLEDR
- a CDS encoding GrpB family protein; this translates as MVGLERGTVELEPYRKEWVDLYEEEAERLQNIANDWFLDFEHIGSTAIEGMLAKPIIDILAVVETLDETEDLISRLEDHKYEYRPEDVEGRLFFAKGPHTNRTYYLSVTERGSDFYEEKIAFRDYLRDHPEIAAQYSSLKKRLAETYPENREQYTAAKGDFIQDVLERAMNS
- the ilvA gene encoding threonine ammonia-lyase, whose amino-acid sequence is MIELSDVLEARERVRETARHTPLDYSHTYSSMTGAEVHLKLENFQRTGAFKIRGATNRIATLSEEQKEAGVVTASAGNHAQGVALAASRAGVDSTIVMPKHAPISKVKATRNYGAEVVLEGSDYNEAAERAHEIEREEGMTYLHAFDDEDVMAGQGTIGLEILEDCPDVETVVVPIGGGGLISGIATAIKGKKPDVRVVGVQAEGASSAAPSLEKGERVTIDGVDTIADGIATRSVGEQTFPHIQERVDEVVTVSDPEIAMTIVHLLERSKTVVEGAGAVPLAAVLFERFDYDEDETIVPAICGGNIDLNTLSNVIVRGLLETGRYLKIRTVLTDQPGALEGLLDIFTAHQANIYAIHHDRTSRGVELNDAEVEIELEMRGPEHVEEFLADLREAGYEVDVLA
- a CDS encoding Rid family detoxifying hydrolase, whose product is MKRIIETDEAPAAVGAYSQATTNGDVMFTAGQIPMTPDGDLLDDESIATQTEQALDNLTAILEEEGASIDDVLKVSVFLDDIEDFDEMNETYGSYFDDEPPARSAVEVAALPKGVGVEIEAIATVE
- a CDS encoding TRAP transporter permease, encoding MDDEPPTNTDDDSIDLSDDEADVTDVDETLADRPIRDVLRESFSKESLKEKATLWNFLAVFSIVFWGYIMWMAYLRGAVTGSAPSRARFGAGFLGGIIVLYAFYEMINRVDGGNRFFLTDLKALFSRDNLGDTGLLLVVILLTVPTTAYAYVNALELTQRGYITQPELVVALLFTLVMIYITWRAFGITFLAVLLAGIAYGYFGYLIPGTLGHTGIGFDRLFRILVMTMDGFFGFLTQLTAAWIALFLLYAGMLKAYGAFDLILRAATRTGKYLDSGVAQTAVIASAVIGSVNGSQTANAGMTGSFTIPMMKKSGVKPATAGGIESVASTSGQVLPPVMGAGAFVMAQFVPGSSYFDVIVAGLIPAAILMVVIFVAVHYAAAPQIEEPNMDEIFDEKLETLELALEGLKFGIPLILLVYLLGILQFTVGTSAFWTVVSMAVLGITVPVAKEVYDSADVRRAFWAFVGGLKQTFNGFREGVVVLAPVAVILAAINGVVDILMATGVPGALSLTLMDLSGGVLIIAALMAMVICIILGLGMPTTAAYTIVAILIAPTLVNQFFLPEFAGHFFVFYAAILAGLTPPIATCVAVATGIAGSNFWRTCFEAIKISAPLFVLPFSFIYHPEIVDHGGEFGTSVLLTGFIVLLGSLVIIHGLNYRFDLDRWPAYALRGFFFGLGVMVMVHPELYFQLGALAIATFLYLTQAAVGESSPLEKIQNAAAGINGRQK
- a CDS encoding DUF7490 domain-containing protein, translated to MNRELALSGAAFVVVALALATLALSGAVADPAEPDTAAELDGHASLLEVTIAADEVSGETVALEVDSHLQHHGGPVSNVTIVHRATDTETGLVEETTDHEVGTLDGEVETTATATVDVPRDGSYEVETFVYVDGTRTESTSHRVSGVDALTPAYADSSVEFHRFGDGGVLADVPAIEYSVADASDGGATLEVTSYLTNEGDERATDLEVELKARQAGSNVVADASTVSVPAVQPGETVTPAAELEVSDEYEYYLDAVLWLDGTIVETDRALADLRPDGEDGESSFETADFEDDDGGFETVEEDAGPTRGPVDDDGAGDDVADQGDGTPGFSIVLTTIAVIAAIVALAVTRTRKP
- a CDS encoding ABC transporter ATP-binding protein encodes the protein MSSNDLDPAIDTDRLTKRYGSKAAIEDLSLTVESGEIYGFLGPNGAGKSTTINLLMDYARPTEGSCRVLGMNPRDDVVSVHQQVGILPDGFSVYENRTGHDHLRLVIDTKRADDDPERLLERVGLADAIDDKAGSYSRGMRQRLALAMALVGEPDLLILDEPFSGLDPHGVRTVREIAHAENDRGATVFFSSHVLGQVELVCDRIGILHEGRLVAEGTVEELRANAPVATELELTIDGDSDRARRTAAAVDGVTDAFLDSPTDASSDADTAGGRLTETAAESMTVHLESPERREAVVAAIEDAGIRVERTSVDEPSVESLFVAYTDDGSNGGDRE